From a region of the Pseudanabaena sp. ABRG5-3 genome:
- the recA gene encoding recombinase RecA yields the protein MAKNSSATANSQVDKATPIAQAANAQLAKASISPEKKKALDAIMQKIEKDHGKGSIMRLGDATNMRVETIPSGALPLDLALGGGLPKGRVIEVYGPESSGKTTLVLHAIAEVQKRGGVAAFVDAEHALDPTYAASVGVDINNLLISQPDSGEMALEIVDNLVRSMAVDIIAIDSVAALVPRAEIEGEMGASHVGLQARLMSQALRKITANVGRSNCIVIFLNQLRQKIGVSYGSPETTTGGTALKFYASVRLDIRRIQTLKKGTEEYGIRAKVKVAKNKVAPPFRIAEFDIIFGKGISTLGCLVDLAEEMSIIVRKGAWYSYQGDNIGQGRDNTIKYMEDKPEFAQEVERQVREKLSAGVAVSATKVVPEEIEPEDDDIPPDDF from the coding sequence ATGGCGAAAAATTCTTCTGCAACGGCAAATAGTCAAGTTGATAAGGCTACCCCGATCGCCCAAGCAGCAAATGCTCAGTTAGCAAAGGCAAGTATCAGCCCTGAGAAAAAGAAGGCGCTCGATGCGATCATGCAAAAGATCGAGAAGGATCATGGCAAAGGCTCGATCATGCGTTTGGGTGATGCGACGAACATGCGCGTTGAGACAATTCCTAGTGGCGCATTGCCCCTCGATCTTGCTCTTGGTGGTGGCTTGCCCAAAGGACGGGTAATCGAAGTATATGGTCCTGAAAGCTCTGGGAAAACGACATTAGTACTCCATGCGATCGCCGAAGTCCAAAAACGTGGTGGTGTGGCTGCTTTCGTGGATGCTGAACATGCCCTCGACCCTACCTATGCGGCAAGTGTTGGTGTCGATATTAATAACCTGCTGATTTCCCAGCCTGACTCAGGGGAAATGGCATTAGAAATTGTTGATAATCTCGTGCGATCGATGGCTGTCGATATTATTGCGATCGACTCCGTGGCAGCTCTCGTCCCCCGTGCCGAAATCGAAGGAGAAATGGGTGCTTCCCATGTCGGTTTGCAAGCTAGATTGATGAGCCAAGCCCTGCGTAAAATCACGGCAAATGTAGGGCGATCGAACTGCATTGTTATTTTCCTAAACCAGTTACGTCAAAAGATTGGCGTATCCTATGGCAGCCCTGAAACGACTACAGGTGGTACTGCGCTCAAGTTCTATGCCTCAGTGCGCCTCGATATTCGTCGTATCCAAACCCTCAAAAAAGGTACAGAAGAATATGGGATTCGTGCCAAGGTCAAGGTTGCTAAGAATAAAGTTGCCCCACCTTTCCGTATTGCTGAATTCGATATCATCTTTGGTAAAGGCATTTCCACTCTCGGCTGTCTCGTTGATCTAGCCGAGGAAATGAGTATCATTGTCCGCAAGGGGGCATGGTATAGCTACCAAGGTGACAACATCGGTCAAGGTCGCGATAATACGATCAAGTACATGGAAGATAAGCCAGAATTTGCTCAGGAGGTTGAGCGACAAGTGCGCGAAAAACTCTCCGCAGGTGTAGCGGTTTCAGCGACAAAGGTTGTCCCTGAAGAAATTGAGCCTGAAGACGACGATATTCCTCCAGATGATTTCTAA
- a CDS encoding NYN domain-containing protein: protein MSSEHPPVMLVDGYNVIGLWRHLQEIRDLRGFDVARSHLTETMVNFSAYHGYKTTLVFDAYVQATPAKAERITKNLKLYFTDHNETADTYIERQCGKYRRDPLRHLKRIIVVTSDRAQQLTAVGFGAEWLSATALEQEVEATLQSVQSRQRPQKANTNNLLGNRIDRDTKDKLAKWRNRLN from the coding sequence ATGTCTTCGGAACATCCACCAGTAATGTTGGTGGACGGCTATAACGTGATTGGACTATGGCGACACTTGCAGGAAATTCGCGATCTGCGGGGGTTTGATGTGGCGCGATCGCATTTAACCGAAACAATGGTCAACTTTAGCGCCTATCACGGCTATAAAACCACATTAGTCTTTGATGCCTACGTGCAAGCTACACCTGCCAAAGCCGAAAGGATTACCAAAAATCTCAAACTATATTTCACCGATCATAACGAAACTGCGGATACCTATATTGAGCGTCAATGTGGCAAATACCGACGCGATCCACTCAGGCATTTAAAAAGAATTATCGTGGTCACTTCTGATCGCGCTCAGCAACTTACTGCCGTTGGCTTTGGGGCAGAGTGGCTATCGGCAACGGCTTTAGAGCAAGAAGTAGAAGCAACTCTGCAATCGGTACAAAGTCGGCAAAGACCACAAAAGGCAAATACCAATAATTTATTAGGCAATCGCATCGATAGGGATACTAAAGACAAATTAGCCAAGTGGCGCAATCGCCTGAATTAA
- a CDS encoding SDR family oxidoreductase yields MLDLKGKIALITGASRGIGAAVAQQLAERGADIIINYRSKAHRAEEIAANVMATGQRAVLAQADITNEEEVGKMMQNIATDLTNLDLLVLNASGGMEKDKSTDYAMDLNLTAQERLADLVVPLMKDGGRIVFVTSHLAHFYGQKPVSAIYENVAASKYAGEQALRDRIPQLTDKGISLVVVSGDLIEGTITPKLMERANRGFINERREQAGTLPTVADFAKVIADACANTSLRSGETIFVGSTEW; encoded by the coding sequence GTGCTTGATTTAAAAGGAAAGATAGCTTTAATCACTGGTGCATCGAGAGGCATTGGTGCGGCTGTTGCTCAACAGTTGGCTGAGCGGGGAGCCGATATCATTATCAACTACCGCAGCAAAGCGCATCGTGCTGAAGAAATTGCTGCGAATGTGATGGCAACTGGACAACGTGCAGTTCTCGCACAGGCAGATATTACAAATGAAGAGGAAGTTGGCAAAATGATGCAGAACATTGCCACTGACTTGACGAATCTGGACTTATTAGTGCTTAATGCCAGTGGTGGTATGGAAAAGGATAAATCCACAGACTATGCGATGGATCTCAATCTTACGGCACAAGAGCGATTAGCAGATCTAGTAGTTCCCCTAATGAAAGATGGTGGACGAATTGTATTTGTGACTAGTCACTTAGCGCATTTTTATGGACAAAAGCCTGTAAGTGCAATCTACGAAAACGTTGCCGCAAGTAAATATGCAGGTGAGCAGGCTCTGCGTGATCGCATTCCCCAACTCACTGACAAAGGAATTAGCTTAGTGGTCGTTAGTGGAGATTTAATCGAAGGTACAATCACTCCAAAACTGATGGAACGCGCAAACCGAGGATTTATCAATGAACGGCGAGAACAAGCAGGTACATTACCAACCGTTGCCGATTTTGCTAAGGTGATCGCTGATGCTTGTGCAAATACCAGTCTCCGCAGTGGAGAGACCATATTTGTAGGAAGTACGGAATGGTAA
- a CDS encoding MAPEG family protein: MTQESIFSPFFATILLTILVWIYMYIRRINFIVSRKLATKELTPIALAQLSPPAVSNPSDNLKNLFELPIIFYALVFYLFITKQVDSIYINAAWIFFGFRTLHSLVHCTFNLIMLRFYLYLISAIALWFMTMRAALMYFSS; this comes from the coding sequence ATGACACAGGAATCTATCTTCAGTCCCTTCTTTGCAACTATACTCCTCACGATTTTAGTATGGATATACATGTATATTCGTCGCATTAATTTTATTGTGAGTAGAAAGTTAGCTACTAAAGAGCTTACCCCAATTGCCCTCGCTCAGTTATCTCCTCCCGCAGTATCCAATCCATCAGATAATCTCAAAAATTTATTTGAGCTTCCAATCATTTTTTATGCCCTTGTCTTCTATCTCTTCATCACCAAACAGGTAGATTCAATATATATAAACGCGGCATGGATTTTCTTTGGGTTTCGCACCTTGCACAGCCTTGTCCACTGTACATTCAATCTGATTATGCTGCGATTTTATCTCTATTTGATTTCCGCAATCGCCCTCTGGTTTATGACAATGCGGGCGGCTCTAATGTACTTTAGCTCGTAA
- a CDS encoding TetR family transcriptional regulator, translated as MSVSRIPTRQRIVNTALELFASKGITETTTRQIADFAQVNEVTLFRHFGNKHGLLLAVLQECLQKYLVLAQVGESLMVSDISSQSDLRRFLKYYIQSSLRALESVPELVRSLVGEAGQYPAESRQALAQGINQVNQTIATAINDVLANSRLQYTLPPIKLANLLNTCILGYAVITLTSDVQAIWRDRDDFVNTLVDMFIQEVSPLTPAHPIMDIAAETVREILLQAKKYGAKDYAIAYLLFGAGLTAVDITRLRLKDYQIQSNHGILRTKNVANQVRLVPLNQKILGHRYGSATSNPLSAYLKVRKQELKDLQKLHNGDGDEIEAMFISGDHKPLTLEEIEQLWGRWTQPYCNLDGSPLAITQARHTWCIEMLARGIDADSFCIISGIKVKELQAYQTRLNEKLAIDKAIALDA; from the coding sequence ATGTCTGTATCTCGGATTCCCACTCGCCAACGGATAGTGAACACAGCACTAGAACTGTTTGCTAGTAAAGGAATTACCGAGACCACTACCCGCCAAATTGCCGACTTTGCTCAGGTCAATGAAGTAACTCTATTTCGCCATTTTGGAAATAAACATGGTTTATTACTAGCAGTATTACAAGAATGTTTGCAAAAATATTTGGTACTGGCTCAAGTAGGGGAGTCCCTGATGGTGTCCGATATTTCTAGCCAAAGCGATTTGCGTCGCTTTCTCAAATATTACATCCAGAGTTCTTTGCGGGCGCTCGAAAGTGTGCCTGAGTTGGTGCGATCGCTCGTTGGAGAGGCAGGACAATATCCCGCCGAGAGTCGTCAAGCCCTTGCCCAAGGAATTAATCAGGTCAATCAAACGATCGCCACGGCAATTAATGATGTCTTGGCAAATTCGCGGCTGCAATATACTTTGCCACCGATTAAACTGGCTAACCTATTAAATACCTGTATTTTGGGCTATGCCGTGATTACCTTAACTAGTGATGTACAGGCAATCTGGCGCGATCGCGATGATTTTGTAAATACCCTTGTCGATATGTTTATCCAAGAGGTGAGTCCCCTGACACCTGCCCACCCAATTATGGATATCGCTGCGGAAACGGTACGCGAAATTTTGTTGCAAGCAAAAAAATATGGGGCAAAGGACTATGCGATCGCCTATTTATTGTTTGGGGCAGGGCTAACTGCGGTTGATATTACGCGATTACGCCTCAAAGATTATCAAATTCAATCGAATCACGGTATTTTACGCACCAAAAATGTAGCAAATCAGGTGCGGTTAGTTCCCCTCAATCAAAAAATTCTCGGTCATCGTTATGGCTCAGCAACTAGTAACCCCCTCAGCGCCTATCTAAAAGTCCGTAAACAGGAGCTTAAGGATCTCCAAAAGCTCCACAATGGTGACGGCGATGAGATTGAGGCAATGTTTATTAGTGGCGATCACAAGCCCTTAACACTAGAAGAAATCGAGCAACTTTGGGGACGTTGGACACAACCCTATTGCAATCTTGACGGCTCACCCCTAGCAATTACTCAAGCAAGACATACTTGGTGTATCGAAATGTTAGCGCGAGGAATTGATGCTGACAGCTTTTGCATCATTAGCGGGATCAAAGTCAAAGAATTGCAAGCCTATCAAACCCGTCTCAATGAAAAATTAGCGATCGATAAAGCGATCGCCCTTGACGCTTAG
- a CDS encoding acyl-CoA desaturase produces MTATTEAISTEQKLNWTNVAFFSAFHIAALAAPFYFSWQAVILTVFLHWFLGSIGITLGYHRLLSHRSFQVPQWLEYIIATIGALAMQGGPVFWVGGHRQHHGFTEDNQKDPYSANKGFWWSHIMWIMYSKPEHFKSTYYNKFAPDLASDPYYGFLDKYFLLLQVPFAALLYVIGENLFSGLGMSFLVYGMAVRSVFLWHSTWLINSACHKWGYKNFAETPDHSTNLWWAAILTYGEGWHNNHHAYPKSARSGLKWWEIDPTWGVINLLQGLGLAKKVYIAEPWQAK; encoded by the coding sequence ATGACCGCCACTACTGAAGCCATCTCAACTGAACAAAAACTGAACTGGACAAATGTTGCCTTTTTCAGTGCATTTCATATCGCTGCCCTCGCTGCCCCTTTTTATTTTTCATGGCAAGCTGTTATTCTTACAGTTTTCTTGCATTGGTTCCTTGGCAGCATTGGTATTACCCTCGGTTATCACCGCTTACTGAGTCATCGTAGTTTCCAAGTGCCTCAGTGGTTGGAATATATCATCGCTACCATCGGTGCTTTAGCCATGCAGGGTGGTCCTGTATTTTGGGTGGGTGGACATCGCCAGCATCACGGTTTTACAGAAGACAATCAAAAAGATCCCTATTCGGCAAATAAAGGTTTTTGGTGGAGCCACATTATGTGGATCATGTACTCCAAACCTGAACATTTCAAGAGTACTTATTACAACAAGTTTGCCCCTGATCTTGCTAGCGATCCTTACTACGGTTTTCTTGATAAATACTTTTTGCTTTTGCAAGTACCCTTTGCAGCATTGCTATACGTAATTGGCGAAAATCTATTCTCTGGACTCGGTATGTCCTTCTTGGTTTATGGCATGGCTGTGCGTTCAGTCTTTCTATGGCATAGCACTTGGTTGATTAACTCTGCTTGTCACAAATGGGGTTACAAAAACTTTGCCGAAACCCCTGACCATTCCACAAATCTCTGGTGGGCCGCAATTTTGACCTACGGCGAAGGCTGGCACAATAATCACCATGCTTATCCTAAATCTGCCCGCTCTGGTTTGAAATGGTGGGAAATTGACCCAACTTGGGGAGTAATTAATCTCCTACAAGGGTTGGGGTTAGCCAAAAAGGTTTACATTGCTGAACCTTGGCAAGCTAAGTAA
- the pheT gene encoding phenylalanine--tRNA ligase subunit beta yields the protein MRISLNWLRELVDCDLSPQELEEKLTMAGFEVESIEDRRTWADGVVVGHILTADRHPNADKLQVCKVDIGAPEPLQIVCGAANARQGLFVPVATIGTYLPTIDLKLRPTKLRGERSEGMICSLAELGLAKESSGIHEFPDGLTVGADVRPLLGLDDAILDVTSTANRADALSVVGIAREVAALLGKEVRLPLATKDFQPKVANWVKVEDPKSCPAYIGTLIKGVKVAPSPEWLKRRVEAAGMRSINNIVDITNYILLEWGQPLHAFDADTLDKDLNIGVRFAKAGEKIKTLDDADRTLTSQNFLITSGDKPIAIAGVMGGAETEVSDQTTNIVLEAALFTQVTTRRSARAQGLRTEASARYERGVNQAAIESATAKAIQMIVELAGGEVIEQSIADARSQEVRVIDLRLTKVWQILGEVDREDESVLPLLSEAEVEQTLKVLSFELEKRPIEEGSYATWKVTVPPYRYADIEREIDLVEEIARIYGYDKFVETLPARTEFGFLSADQEGGRMIRAAFRAVGLTEVMHMSLCSPTDSHQVKINNPVAIEYGALRGDLLTNLIDSCAFNINQGNGILNGFEIGRVFWLDEAGSDETDRIAGIFGGDPTVGAWQHDSKPLNFYEAKGLLDSVFHNLSVTVEYQPDQKDDRLHPGRTASLWISGERLGTFGQLHPQLRAEKELPDEIYVFELDFYTLLDAMMKKSIPTFQPFSTYPSSDRDIAFFAPLKFTVADIQRSITHVGGELLDSVTLFDQYIGKGVPEGSRSLAFRLVYRASDRTLTDADINPIHQKVRDLLEEKFQATLRS from the coding sequence ATGCGTATCTCTTTGAATTGGCTCCGCGAACTTGTTGACTGCGATCTCTCGCCCCAAGAGCTAGAAGAAAAACTGACGATGGCAGGCTTTGAAGTCGAGTCAATTGAAGACCGCAGAACATGGGCTGATGGCGTGGTTGTTGGTCATATCCTCACCGCTGATCGCCATCCCAATGCTGATAAATTACAGGTATGTAAAGTTGATATTGGCGCACCCGAACCCTTGCAAATTGTCTGTGGTGCGGCAAATGCGAGACAGGGCTTATTTGTGCCTGTAGCCACGATTGGCACTTATTTACCCACCATTGATTTAAAATTGCGCCCCACTAAGTTACGCGGTGAGCGATCGGAGGGGATGATCTGCTCCCTCGCAGAACTAGGCTTAGCCAAAGAATCAAGCGGTATCCATGAATTTCCCGATGGCTTAACCGTTGGTGCAGATGTGCGCCCCTTGCTCGGTCTGGACGACGCAATCCTTGATGTGACTTCGACCGCCAACCGTGCCGATGCCCTGAGTGTAGTGGGGATCGCCCGTGAAGTGGCGGCTCTGCTGGGTAAAGAGGTGCGTTTACCCCTAGCAACAAAAGACTTTCAGCCCAAGGTTGCTAATTGGGTGAAGGTGGAAGATCCCAAGTCTTGCCCTGCCTATATCGGCACATTGATTAAAGGCGTAAAGGTTGCCCCATCTCCTGAATGGCTCAAGCGTCGGGTGGAAGCCGCAGGAATGCGATCAATCAACAATATTGTCGATATCACCAATTACATCCTGTTGGAATGGGGACAGCCCCTCCATGCCTTTGATGCAGATACCTTGGACAAGGATTTGAATATTGGGGTGCGCTTTGCTAAGGCTGGCGAAAAAATTAAAACCCTTGATGATGCTGATCGCACTCTCACCAGTCAAAACTTTTTGATTACCTCTGGCGACAAACCGATCGCGATCGCAGGGGTGATGGGCGGCGCAGAAACTGAAGTTTCCGACCAAACCACCAATATCGTTTTAGAAGCAGCACTATTCACTCAAGTCACCACAAGGCGATCAGCACGCGCTCAGGGCTTACGCACCGAGGCATCGGCTCGCTATGAACGGGGTGTAAATCAGGCAGCGATCGAGTCGGCTACCGCCAAGGCAATCCAAATGATTGTGGAACTTGCAGGTGGTGAAGTGATCGAGCAAAGTATTGCCGATGCGCGTTCTCAGGAAGTGCGGGTGATTGATTTGCGTCTTACCAAGGTTTGGCAAATCCTCGGTGAAGTCGATCGCGAAGATGAAAGTGTCTTACCGCTCCTTTCGGAAGCAGAAGTTGAGCAAACCCTCAAGGTTTTGTCCTTTGAACTGGAAAAGCGACCCATTGAAGAAGGTAGCTATGCCACTTGGAAAGTAACCGTCCCCCCATATCGCTATGCGGATATCGAGCGCGAAATTGACCTCGTAGAAGAGATTGCACGAATCTATGGCTATGACAAATTTGTAGAAACTCTTCCTGCGCGTACTGAGTTTGGATTCCTCTCCGCCGATCAAGAGGGTGGTCGGATGATTCGGGCTGCCTTTCGTGCCGTGGGTTTAACGGAAGTCATGCATATGTCCCTATGCAGTCCCACCGATAGCCATCAGGTGAAAATCAATAATCCTGTGGCGATCGAGTATGGAGCTTTGCGTGGCGACTTGCTCACCAATTTGATTGATTCTTGTGCCTTTAACATCAATCAAGGCAATGGCATCTTGAATGGCTTTGAGATTGGGCGCGTATTCTGGCTCGATGAAGCGGGTAGTGATGAAACCGATCGCATTGCAGGTATTTTCGGCGGCGATCCCACCGTGGGCGCATGGCAGCATGATTCTAAACCTTTGAACTTCTACGAAGCCAAAGGTTTATTAGATTCCGTTTTCCACAATCTCTCGGTCACTGTGGAATATCAACCCGATCAGAAGGACGATCGCCTCCACCCCGGACGCACTGCTTCCCTCTGGATTTCGGGTGAGCGTCTTGGTACATTCGGTCAGCTACATCCACAACTCCGCGCCGAAAAGGAACTTCCCGATGAGATCTATGTATTTGAACTAGATTTCTACACCTTGCTCGATGCGATGATGAAGAAATCAATTCCCACCTTCCAGCCCTTCTCGACTTATCCTAGTAGCGATCGCGATATTGCCTTTTTCGCGCCATTGAAGTTTACGGTTGCCGATATTCAGCGATCGATTACCCATGTAGGCGGCGAGTTGCTCGATTCTGTCACACTCTTCGATCAATACATCGGTAAAGGCGTTCCCGAAGGTTCGCGCAGTCTTGCTTTCAGACTAGTTTATCGAGCTAGCGATCGCACGCTCACTGATGCTGATATTAATCCCATTCATCAGAAAGTACGCGATTTACTCGAAGAGAAGTTCCAAGCAACTTTGAGGAGTTAG
- a CDS encoding LuxR C-terminal-related transcriptional regulator, translating into MTSPLKLIFEAINQSQERHNLRSQVAPTIGEYFAATRSAIFFFDQLHLGNRDFQKILNVALSVEHNPIARYLVERHFPVHEGLVVTPKVWSLICPRPDHWHVMAGPIINSGQLVGVVGCTREKSMTSFDMQNLADLSAICLHLSAWSATNSLQHQSLRSDRLTPRELQIAELVALGRTNAQIGIELWITENSVKQALKRMFRKLEVSSRAEMVGQLSAKQ; encoded by the coding sequence ATGACAAGTCCCTTAAAGCTGATCTTTGAAGCAATCAACCAATCGCAGGAGCGACACAATTTACGATCGCAGGTTGCACCGACAATTGGTGAATATTTTGCAGCTACGCGATCGGCAATTTTTTTCTTTGACCAATTACACTTGGGCAATCGCGATTTTCAGAAAATATTGAATGTGGCGCTATCGGTCGAACATAATCCCATAGCCCGTTATCTCGTTGAGCGACATTTTCCAGTGCATGAAGGTTTAGTTGTAACTCCGAAAGTATGGTCATTAATTTGTCCCCGTCCCGATCATTGGCATGTTATGGCAGGTCCCATTATCAATAGTGGTCAATTAGTGGGTGTAGTCGGTTGCACTCGTGAGAAGTCCATGACTAGCTTTGATATGCAAAACTTAGCTGATTTGAGCGCAATCTGTTTGCACTTATCAGCTTGGAGCGCAACCAATAGTTTGCAGCATCAGTCTCTGAGAAGCGATCGCTTAACACCTCGCGAGTTACAAATTGCGGAACTGGTTGCTCTTGGTCGAACAAATGCCCAAATTGGGATTGAGCTTTGGATTACAGAAAATTCGGTAAAGCAAGCTTTGAAGCGAATGTTTCGTAAGCTTGAGGTTTCATCAAGGGCAGAAATGGTTGGTCAACTTTCTGCGAAGCAATGA
- a CDS encoding IMS domain-containing protein, which produces MRVPLDCYRILGLTHLSGLDKIHQAHRDRLLSMPRREYSDAAIASRKRIIDKAYELLIEHINAPKDSNIDELGGGDQRPVVTLPPQVEADEKDFAGLLLILYELGESEKVLSLAKPYYDPEEAEYQSARISPHDPDLLLSVSLSFLDLGREYWKQGQYEAAASSLESAQDLLLKEGLFLSIRSEIQADLFRLRPYRILELLASPDNHTNEHRKGMSLLQEMLEARRGIDGSGNDYSSLGIDDFLRFIQQLRSYMTAIEQQTLFEEEARRPSSVATYLAVYALIARGFSQRQPALIRRAKGLLVKLSAKQDIYLEKAVCALLLGQTEEASSAIENSSEDDQIAFIRQNSEGAPDLLPGLCLYSERWLQEEVYPHFRDLMSQIVSLKDYFADEQVQAYLEELPNTGALSSDWTSPVGGDRFGLTSPVDDTPPVKRDLETSTSNEPRLSTYAPETPNRFQRSSTPVLERPSSTSSSNNGSGNTVQNLPRSRRNVPPTRNTGRNVNESVKALNRPANTSPNSSHPKRKFNIGRLATVIVVAIAILAGSLWLVVWAFRALTGASRTDASIPLEKTITPIVQAIKENDAAPTAQPGPLDKETATKVIETWQATKTKALGKTYEDNLLEEILTDPALSDWKARAKDLKASNSYLQYQVKSSEVDKVTPDGDSKAKVVAKISETRNYFNNGELDRGASKEDASYTVEYDLVRKDNRWLIREMLVF; this is translated from the coding sequence GTGAGAGTTCCCCTAGACTGTTACCGAATTCTTGGTCTAACACACCTATCAGGGCTAGATAAAATCCATCAAGCCCATCGCGATCGCCTGCTTTCTATGCCAAGGCGCGAGTATTCTGATGCCGCGATCGCCTCTCGCAAACGCATCATTGATAAGGCTTATGAACTGCTAATCGAGCATATAAATGCCCCTAAAGACAGCAATATTGATGAATTAGGTGGTGGTGATCAACGCCCAGTCGTAACTTTACCGCCACAGGTTGAAGCCGACGAAAAAGACTTTGCAGGACTATTACTAATTTTGTACGAACTCGGCGAATCCGAGAAAGTTCTATCCCTCGCGAAACCCTATTACGACCCCGAAGAAGCTGAGTATCAGTCCGCAAGGATCTCACCTCACGATCCTGACTTACTCCTCTCTGTATCGTTGTCTTTCCTAGATCTCGGTCGCGAATATTGGAAACAAGGTCAATATGAAGCTGCTGCCTCATCTTTGGAGTCTGCCCAAGATCTGCTACTAAAGGAAGGATTATTTCTCAGTATTCGCAGTGAGATTCAAGCGGATCTATTTCGCCTCCGCCCCTATCGCATTCTCGAATTGTTGGCATCTCCTGACAATCACACCAATGAACATCGCAAAGGAATGTCATTGTTGCAAGAAATGCTTGAGGCGCGTCGGGGCATTGATGGCTCAGGCAATGACTATTCCAGCCTCGGTATCGATGACTTTTTGCGATTTATTCAGCAACTACGCAGCTATATGACGGCGATCGAGCAGCAAACACTATTTGAAGAAGAAGCACGTCGCCCCTCATCCGTAGCCACCTATTTAGCGGTCTATGCCTTAATTGCCCGTGGTTTCTCGCAAAGACAACCTGCCTTGATTCGACGCGCAAAGGGCTTGCTAGTCAAACTTAGCGCCAAGCAGGATATTTATCTCGAAAAGGCAGTATGTGCTTTGCTCCTCGGACAAACAGAAGAAGCAAGTTCTGCGATCGAAAACAGTTCTGAAGACGATCAAATTGCCTTTATTCGTCAAAATTCTGAGGGTGCGCCCGATCTTCTCCCCGGATTATGTCTCTATAGCGAACGCTGGCTTCAGGAAGAGGTCTATCCCCATTTTCGAGATTTGATGAGTCAAATTGTGTCGCTCAAGGACTACTTTGCCGATGAGCAGGTGCAAGCATACCTCGAAGAATTACCGAATACAGGCGCACTATCCTCAGACTGGACATCCCCTGTAGGCGGCGATCGCTTTGGACTAACTTCGCCTGTAGATGATACTCCACCTGTAAAGCGTGATTTGGAAACGAGTACTAGCAATGAACCAAGACTCTCGACCTATGCGCCCGAGACTCCAAATCGTTTCCAGCGCTCCAGCACCCCTGTCCTTGAGCGACCTTCATCCACATCATCCTCCAATAATGGTAGCGGTAATACTGTCCAAAACTTGCCGCGATCACGCCGTAACGTCCCCCCTACGAGAAATACAGGTCGAAATGTTAACGAATCGGTTAAAGCGCTTAATCGACCTGCCAATACATCGCCAAATTCATCCCATCCCAAACGCAAATTTAATATTGGTCGCCTAGCTACTGTTATTGTTGTGGCGATCGCCATACTTGCAGGTTCGCTCTGGTTAGTGGTTTGGGCTTTTCGAGCCTTAACTGGAGCTTCACGCACCGATGCCTCAATCCCCTTAGAAAAAACAATTACGCCAATAGTGCAAGCAATCAAAGAAAACGATGCTGCACCAACCGCCCAACCAGGACCTTTAGATAAAGAAACAGCAACTAAAGTCATCGAAACATGGCAGGCAACGAAAACTAAAGCCCTTGGTAAGACCTACGAAGATAATCTCTTAGAAGAAATCTTGACTGATCCTGCTCTAAGTGACTGGAAAGCACGGGCTAAGGATTTAAAAGCCAGTAACTCTTATTTGCAGTATCAAGTCAAATCCAGCGAAGTTGATAAGGTCACGCCTGATGGTGATAGCAAAGCCAAAGTAGTAGCCAAAATTTCTGAGACTCGTAACTATTTTAATAATGGGGAGCTGGATCGTGGGGCATCGAAGGAAGATGCAAGCTATACGGTGGAGTACGACTTAGTCCGCAAAGATAATCGATGGCTAATTCGCGAAATGTTGGTCTTTTAG